One Clupea harengus chromosome 11, Ch_v2.0.2, whole genome shotgun sequence DNA window includes the following coding sequences:
- the pkdc gene encoding uncharacterized protein pkdc has translation MQTYQDLILQVSGAKALRKGTKIQTLWSGYGEIVRIHLENCDRPSVVVKHVKFPQESAHPGGWNTDRSHQRKVRSYQVETYWYQNYATNDRCRVPVCLVARSFGDEQVIVLEDLDVAGFDERRNSVSDDEIKACLGWLANFHAFFMGVEPKGLWPIGTYWHLETRPDELEVMSDQPLKKSAGEIDRILNSCHFKTIVHGDAKLANFCFSGNGNRVAAVDFQYVGGGCGMKDLIYFLGSCMNDKQCEKRVPDLLDYYFSELRAAVDEQVNFKDLEAEWREMFAFAWTDFHRFMLGWMPGHHKNNRYSRKLTQDVLTKLKQKHSK, from the coding sequence ATGCAAACATATCAAGACCTAATTCTGCAAGTAAGTGGAGCCAAGGCTTTGCGTAAAGGTACCAAAATACAAACCCTTTGGAGTGGCTATGGCGAGATAGTGAGAATTCATTTGGAAAACTGTGATCGTCCGTCTGTGGTCGTCAAACATGTGAAGTTTCCACAGGAGTCTGCACATCCAGGTGGATGGAATACCGACAGGTCTCACCAGCGAAAGGTGCGGTCTTATCAGGTGGAGACATATTGGTACCAGAACTATGCCACCAATGATCGTTGCCGTGTTCCCGTTTGTCTTGTGGCTAGATCTTTTGGGGATGAACAGGTGATTGTTTTGGAAGACCTGGATGTGGCGGGATTTGATGAGCGAAGGAATagtgtgagcgatgatgagatCAAGGCTTGCCTCGGTTGGCTTGCCAACTTCCATGCTTTCTTCATGGGGGTTGAACCAAAGGGATTATGGCCCATAGGTACATACTGGCACCTGGAGACCAGACCCGATGAGCTGGAGGTCATGTCAGACCAACCACTGAAAAAATCTGCGGGGGAAATAGACAGGATACTTAACAGTTGCCACTTCAAAACCATTGTGCACGGGGACGCCAAACTGGCCAACTTCTGCTTCTCTGGGAACGGGAATAGGGTGGCAGCAGTGGACTTTCAGTACGTGGGGGGAGGCTGTGGGATGAAGgatcttatttattttcttgGTAGTTGTATGAATGACAAACAGTGTGAGAAGAGAGTTCCAGACCTGCTGGACTACTACTTTTCTGAACTGAGGGCAGCTGTGGACGAGCAAGTGAATTTCAAGGACCTGGAGGCAGAGTGGAGGGAGATGTTTGCATTCGCATGGACTGACTTTCATCGTTTCATGCTTGGATGGATGCCCGGGCACCATAAGAATAATAGGTACAGCAGGAAGCTTACCCAAGATGTACTGACTAAGCTGAAACAAAAGCACTCAAAATGA